A DNA window from Thermococcus sp. 4557 contains the following coding sequences:
- a CDS encoding DUF2250 domain-containing protein yields MNCENTRKERADSYRGFQLLPVHLYVLAHLKRAGVDYAKMMGKMSGLPLELITDAIEDLLEIGLIERDPGSAVKRSKARFKKAFEVHKHHTYYRLSREGELFVRSIDKKWVEKYFNALLPNGWKVARALAESRDLNEAGRKVSIDGETLEELRVLRFVTEKGRKTEFFKRLWGFLGV; encoded by the coding sequence ATGAATTGCGAGAATACACGAAAAGAACGGGCAGATTCCTACCGAGGATTCCAGCTCCTCCCTGTTCATCTCTACGTCCTTGCCCACCTGAAAAGGGCGGGCGTTGATTACGCGAAGATGATGGGGAAGATGAGCGGCCTTCCGCTTGAACTCATAACGGATGCAATCGAGGACCTCCTTGAAATCGGCCTGATAGAACGCGACCCGGGGAGCGCGGTAAAGCGAAGCAAAGCACGCTTCAAGAAGGCCTTTGAGGTGCATAAGCACCACACCTACTACCGCCTCTCCAGGGAGGGCGAACTCTTCGTCCGTTCGATTGATAAGAAGTGGGTGGAGAAGTATTTTAACGCGCTCCTCCCAAACGGGTGGAAGGTCGCCAGGGCACTCGCCGAAAGCAGGGACCTAAATGAAGCAGGCAGAAAGGTAAGCATTGACGGTGAGACCCTCGAAGAGCTGAGGGTTCTCCGCTTCGTGACGGAAAAGGGCAGAAAGACGGAGTTCTTCAAGCGACTGTGGGGGTTCCTCGGGGTTTAA